The Pelosinus sp. IPA-1 genome includes the window GGGCAGGTTGTCATGGCCTGGAGTAAGGCTGTGTCAATAAAACGTATTGTAGTGATAGATGATAAAGTGGCTAAAGATCTTATTCGTAAAATGCTCCTAGAAACTGTAGCACCTCCTGGTGTAAAGGTTTCGGTTCTCAATACTCTTGAAGGCATTGAATATTTGAAAAGTAATACGAATGCTAATGAAAAATTACTCTTGCTATTTACAAATCCTGCCACGATAGTAACCTTAGTAGAAAATGGAATAGCAATTACAAAAGTGAATATTGGTGGGATGAGTTTTATGCAAGGGAAAACCCAGTTGACGAAGGCTGTTTCATTAGATGAAGATGATAAAAATGCTTTTAAAGCACTGCATAAATGTGGTATAATTTTACAAATTCAAGTATTGCCTAACGATAGTCCTGTAGATATTATGACTAAAATATAGCAAGGTAGGGAGGGATACTGTGTTTACAGCATTAATGGTGGCGCTGGTAGGGTTTCTAGCTGGAATTGAAAGTGTGCTAGATGAATTTCAGTTTCACCGCCCTCTTCTAGCTTGTACGTTAACGGGCTTAGTTATGAGTGATTTAGGGACAGGCATTTTAATAGGTGGCACTTTGGAAATGATGACTTTAGGGTGGATGAATATTGGTGCAGCCCAGTCTCCTGATTCTGCAATTGCTAGTATTTTATCGACGACCTTAGTGATTGGTGCTCATCAAAGTATGCCAGTCGCCATTGCTCTAGCCATACCCTTAGCGGGAGCTGGGCAAATTTTGACTACTTTTGTCAGAACTATCTGTGTATATTTTCAACATATAGCAGATCCTTATGCTGATCAGGGAAAAACTTCAGGAATTACTTTGGCTCATCTAGGAGCGTTATGCATACAAGGACTACGAGTAGCCATTCCTGCTTTTTTTATTGCTTACTATTCCGATGCTGCTTTGGTAAAAGAGCTATTGCAAAGTATTCCCCAAGTTATTACAGGTGGCTTGCAAGTAGCGGGAGGGTTTATTGTCGTAGTTGGGTATGCTATGGTTATTAACATGATGAAGGCTGGTCATTTGATGCCATTTTTCTTTTTAGGTTTTGTAGTAGCTACTTTTCTTAATATTAATTTAGTGGGCATTGGGATTATGGGTGTAGCAATGGCTATGCTATATCTGCAATTAAAATACAATCGGGAAGAATGCTAGGAGGCACACATGGTGAGTGATAAAAAACTTACGAAGGGTGACTTATTCTGGGTATTCTTGCGATCAAATCTTATTCAAGGTTCCTGGAATTATGAACGGATGCAGGCACTAGGATATTGTTTTTCTTTAGTACCTGTTATCAATCGATTATATGAGAAAAAAGAAGATAGGATAAGTGCCTTAAAACGTCACTTGGAATTTTTTAATACCCATCCTTTTGTCATATCACCGATACTAGGGGTGAACTTAGCCCTTGAAGAGGAAAAGGCAAATGGAGCGGAAATTGAGGATAGTACAATCCATGCAGTAAAGGTAGGGTTAATGGGGCCTTTAGCGGGAGTTGGGGATCCTATCTTTTGGGGAACCCTACGTCCCGTAACAGCAGCATTAGGAGCTGGCCTAGCAATGCAAGGAACTATTTTAGGGCCGCTACTATTTTTTATACTGTTTAATACAGTGCGTTTACTCATACGTTGGTATGGTTTATTATATGCTTATCGAGCAGGTCTTGGTATTATGCAGGATATTGGCGGAGATAAGTTACGTAAATTAACAGAGGGAGCCTCAATTCTTGGTTTGTTTGTTATGGGGGCTTTAGTAGCAAAGTGGACGTCAATCAATGTGTCCCTTGTTGTAGCAAAAAGTGGAGAAATGATTACTACAGTTCAGGATATTTTGAATCAACTTATGCCCAATATGTTATCCTTAGGCCTCACTTTTTTATGTATTTATTTATTACGCAAAGGTGTATCGCCATTAACCATTATCGCTGGATTATTTTTTATAGGCATTGCCGGTTATTGGGCAGGAATATTGAGTTAAGCTATGTTTAGTTATGGGTTTCTCTGCATTATTGCAGTATAAATAAATGTTGATTTTATAAAAAAAGAAAGGTTGTGTAAATTTCATGGAATTCAATTTACAAATTCAAAATCAAGCAGGTTTACATGCGAGACCAGCAGCGATGTTCGCACAAAAGGCTTCTTCTTTTAAATCCAATATTATGATATTTAAAGAGGGAAAAAGTGCCAATGCTAAGAGTATTATCAGTATTATGGGCTTAGGCGTTAAAAAAGGTGATAATTTACTTGTTAAAATTGATGGTCCAGATGCCGCAGCAGCAGGTGAAGCGTTAAAAAAACTAGTTATGGATAAATTTGGAGAAGAGTGATAGTATGTTGAAAATAGAAGGAATCGCAGCATCAGCGGGAATTGCTATGGGCCAAATTATGCATATTCAAGAAGGTTCCCATGACTTTGACCGCCGAGTAGAAGCATCACAAGCTCCTAAAGAAAAAGAACGTTTTATAGCAGCCCAGCAAAAAGCTGAAGCTGAGTTAGATGTTTTACAACAACGTATGGCAGCTACTGTAGGGGAACAACAGGCTGAGGTGTTTGCAGCGCATAAACTAATGGTGAATGATCCATCCTTGGTTGAAGTTGTTATGAATGATATTGATAATAACTATGCCAGCGCAGAAGCTGCTGTGCAGGATGCAGTAAATGAGATTGCAGAGATGTTTCTTGCCCTTGATAATGAATATATGCGAGAGCGGGCAGCTGATATTAAAGATATTGGCAAGCGGCTGTTACGTATATTACAGGGAGGGTCAGACGAGGTAAATTATGCGGGTATTTTGGCAGCGCAAGACTTATTACCTTCTGATACCGCTGCTATCGATTTAGCTAGTGTATCAGGATTTATTACTGCTCTTGGCGGTAAAACCTCTCATAGTTCGATTTTAGCTAGAGCTGCCGGAATTCCAGCAGTAGTTGGTGTCGGTAATGCCCTAGAAAAATTGAAAAATGGTGATATGGTTATTTTAGATGGCCATGCAGGTTATGTATTAGTAAATCCTGAAGAAGCAGTCTTAGAAGAATATCGTCAACGTATGGAAAAAGAACGGGCAAAAGCTGCAGCCTTGGCAGCAGTAGGGCATTTGCCAAGTACGACGATTGACGGAAATCATATTGAATTGGCTTGCAATATTGGAACACCAGGCGATATGGAAAAAGTAATTGCTGCCGGTGCAGAAGGAGTAGGTCTATTCCGTACAGAGTTTTTGTTTTTAGATAAAACAAGTGTGCCAACAGAAGAAGAGCAAGTAGAGGCCTATAAAGCCGTTCTGTCAGCTATGCCAGATAAAAAAATCGTCATACGGACATTAGATGCAGGTGGCGATAAGCAACTGCCATTTATCGGTGGTTTACCTGAGGCCAACCCAGCATTAGGGCTACGTGCAATTCGCTTGTGTATGGTATACAAGGATGTATTTAAGACACAACTGCGTGCCTTATTACAAGCCAGTGTAGCAGGGAACTTGCATATTATGTTTCCTATGATTGCCACTATCGATGAATTGGTGAATGCAAAAGCATTACTGCAAGAAGCAGCAGAAGAATTAAAACAAGAAGGCATTCCCTACCGTTCGGATGTACCTGTGGG containing:
- a CDS encoding PTS sugar transporter subunit IIB is translated as MSIELVRIDDRLIHGQVVMAWSKAVSIKRIVVIDDKVAKDLIRKMLLETVAPPGVKVSVLNTLEGIEYLKSNTNANEKLLLLFTNPATIVTLVENGIAITKVNIGGMSFMQGKTQLTKAVSLDEDDKNAFKALHKCGIILQIQVLPNDSPVDIMTKI
- a CDS encoding PTS mannose/fructose/sorbose transporter subunit IIC, whose protein sequence is MFTALMVALVGFLAGIESVLDEFQFHRPLLACTLTGLVMSDLGTGILIGGTLEMMTLGWMNIGAAQSPDSAIASILSTTLVIGAHQSMPVAIALAIPLAGAGQILTTFVRTICVYFQHIADPYADQGKTSGITLAHLGALCIQGLRVAIPAFFIAYYSDAALVKELLQSIPQVITGGLQVAGGFIVVVGYAMVINMMKAGHLMPFFFLGFVVATFLNINLVGIGIMGVAMAMLYLQLKYNREEC
- the manZ gene encoding PTS mannose transporter subunit IID; this translates as MVSDKKLTKGDLFWVFLRSNLIQGSWNYERMQALGYCFSLVPVINRLYEKKEDRISALKRHLEFFNTHPFVISPILGVNLALEEEKANGAEIEDSTIHAVKVGLMGPLAGVGDPIFWGTLRPVTAALGAGLAMQGTILGPLLFFILFNTVRLLIRWYGLLYAYRAGLGIMQDIGGDKLRKLTEGASILGLFVMGALVAKWTSINVSLVVAKSGEMITTVQDILNQLMPNMLSLGLTFLCIYLLRKGVSPLTIIAGLFFIGIAGYWAGILS
- a CDS encoding HPr family phosphocarrier protein, with the protein product MEFNLQIQNQAGLHARPAAMFAQKASSFKSNIMIFKEGKSANAKSIISIMGLGVKKGDNLLVKIDGPDAAAAGEALKKLVMDKFGEE
- the ptsP gene encoding phosphoenolpyruvate--protein phosphotransferase gives rise to the protein MLKIEGIAASAGIAMGQIMHIQEGSHDFDRRVEASQAPKEKERFIAAQQKAEAELDVLQQRMAATVGEQQAEVFAAHKLMVNDPSLVEVVMNDIDNNYASAEAAVQDAVNEIAEMFLALDNEYMRERAADIKDIGKRLLRILQGGSDEVNYAGILAAQDLLPSDTAAIDLASVSGFITALGGKTSHSSILARAAGIPAVVGVGNALEKLKNGDMVILDGHAGYVLVNPEEAVLEEYRQRMEKERAKAAALAAVGHLPSTTIDGNHIELACNIGTPGDMEKVIAAGAEGVGLFRTEFLFLDKTSVPTEEEQVEAYKAVLSAMPDKKIVIRTLDAGGDKQLPFIGGLPEANPALGLRAIRLCMVYKDVFKTQLRALLQASVAGNLHIMFPMIATIDELVNAKALLQEAAEELKQEGIPYRSDVPVGIMIEVPAAAAIADILAEEVDFFSVGTNDLVQYTMAADRMNEHVAYLSDYFQPPVVRLIGNVAKAAQKSGKWVGMCGEMAGDPLATPLLIGLGLTELSMNGRAVPVVKHRIRQLTLGQCQEWAEHILTLRTASAIKQELEKIAEKYEIN